The Anopheles gambiae chromosome 2, idAnoGambNW_F1_1, whole genome shotgun sequence genomic sequence AGATCAACGAACTATCTTCATGCGATGTTATACTGGAGGTGGTAGAGTGAAgggtttgagtttgaaaagcATTCCCGATCTATGTAACTCATCCGTAACGCCAATCGTGTGGGATCAAATGCACGAGCATCGTTGCTCAAAATCCTAGCAGGTACTGATCAAGTAAGTTGATGTGTAGTTGGAAAGTGTACGAGTGGGTCATTGAGTTTAATTGTTCGCTCTACAGAATGCAAAAAGGCTAGCAAAGAACAACACGCTAGACGTTACTACGGGCCAGCTAACGGGGACGGCATTCACGGACACGGGCAAAAAACACGGGACGATCACTAACAGACAGGGTAAGTGGCAGTTGCTCTTCTACCGGTTTCTAGATGAGTTTTGCTTGCGTCTAATGAAATCGTTGGAACAGACGGAGGTGAAGTGGAAGGGGCAGTGGTCAGGCTGGGAAGAAATTGCAAAGGGGAAGGGAGGgtgtacaaaacaaaagcttccCCAGCCAGTCAGGCTATCTATCGGAAGGAAATGCTAGGCAAAAGGCTTCAGACGTCAATCATGCGAACTGAACCGAACTCTTTCCCATTCGTACGGGACGTACGAATTGTTTGGAGGACGTCAGATCCCGCGCGGAACACGGCAAGGTTTAGCTGGACGCGTCGCCTTCGCACCTACTATCTATCAGGAAAATAAATATCGCATAACAGGACAGGACTCGGGTGCCACTGTTGAGTGAGTGCTTGGTGCGTGCCGGGTGCGCGAACCGCGACCGCCGGCGCAGACAGGTGCGGTGCGGTGACGCGCAGCCATCTGCCAGGCCTGGTCGCGGTTGTGCGCACCCAAATGGTTAGCACGCAGTGTATAGTAGTAGAGTGAGAGCGGGGAAATGATTAAGTGAAGCGTGAGAGTAATGATACCTCTATGATATCTACCGCCATAGCCATGACCATAGTGGTGCCTACCAATAAGATGGTCCCGGCGGGCGATCTCCACCACGTTCGAGACGGTCTCGGAGAAACCGATGTCGTGGTGCAGATGCCTCGGGCTTGGCGATCGTTCCAGTGCGGATCCGCGTCTGCTATGGGAGGGTAGCGAAAGAAGAGCGACATTTTAGTCGGAAAGCCGAACGAAACGAGCGTGCGAGCGGGGAGCTACTTACTGCAAGCTGGGTGATCGCACGTGCCCATTCCTCTGGTCCGGATGCAGATGGCCGTCGTCGATGTACGGCTCCTGTATCTCGTGCGGCTTGTGCTCCTGGAGCTCCGGCTCAAAGTCGTACCGGGCGCCCTTGTTGTTGCGCCACGTCTCCAGCATCAGTATGCCGGCGTAGATCTTGCCGACCGTCATCTTGCCCGTGTTGAGCACATTGTTCGGTGGCACCAGCAGATCCACCATCTTTTTCGCCTGGATCGGCCATATCTGTCGGATTGTTTGACGCAGCTCCATATCTGCTTGATCCATCTCTTCCGCTGCAGAAACGAGGGTTGGGAGATTTTTGGAGAACTTGAGTGTACTGTGGAGAGGAAGGCCAGCGGGCACCGACGATCTTACCAGGTCGCATTTTAATGCTCAGATTTTCACGAATCAACGCAAACAGGGTCGTGGTGAAGCCCACCCTACCCTCCTCGTCTACCGGCATGTTCATGCGTATGAGCTTTTTGTACGCCAACCGGTTGGGACACTTGTTGCCGAACCCGAGCGGTGGTGCCATATTCTTCAGCATGTCGTACATCTCCGTGTAGTGTAGCTTGCCActgggaggaagaagagaGCATGAGAGGTTTGCAAGCACAAGGAACCTTTTCTGCGACGATCGACTTACGATGCGGAAGGATCGTATTCAGCCCATATGCGCACAAACTCGTCCAGATGATGGGCGCCCAGAATACTGGAATCTCTGGTCAGATAGTCAAAGTTGTCCATAATGACAGCGACGAACAAGTTCAACATCTGCAAATACAACCGGTTGGCATTCAGAATCGTGCCAAAAATTGATCGAAATTATGCAGCATCAACTCACCAAGAAGGAGCAGAAAAAGATGAATGACACAAAGTACCCGTAGGCCAGGGTCGAGCCGCAGGTTTCGTTCGGTTTGTTCGCCCGTGGATCGCAGGGTCGTCCTTTCAGGCAGGCCAGCATAATATTTGGCCAAGATTCGCCAGTTGCACATCTGCGAAGAGTAGGAGAACGTGAGCAGGACATTAGTGTGACGGGTGAATGAGATGAACACCGTAGCACGGCGATCCATACCGAAATAGTAACATTAAACCGTCGAGGAACGATCGGAAGTTGTTGTGACGACTGATGGCGGTATCGGGATCTAGTTCTATGTTTCCAAACACCTACGTAAAAGAGTGTAAGAGTGAAAGTGATGCGCTACAAAAAGACTATCCGGGGCGCTGCTTACATACCTGCATTCCAATAATGGCGTAGATAAAGAACAGCATAGCAATCAGCAGGCAAACGTAGGGCAGTGCTTTGAAGGATTGGACAAAAGTCCAGAGGAGGATACGGATGGTGTCACCCTGGCGGAGTAGCTTGATTAAACGGGCAGCACGGAACAGCCGCAGAAAGCCGACATTGAACGAGTTTTCCTGTGTGAGCGTGTGAAAGTGGCGCCGACAGCTGTGTTAGgcgttggtttgttttgcgtaATGGACGGCCCTGAAACGATACTTACCCACAGCAGTAAAATCAACGCATCCACTATACTACCGATAACAGTGATTAAATCGAAAACATTCCATGCATCCTTGAAAAAGttctacaaaaaaagagggaaagatgTGAGCTGAGTAGGTCCAAAACGGGATAAAAGCCGACAGATGCTCATACCCTTGCGCCAAATCCTATGATCTTGAGTACCGTTTCCACGCTGAACATGCCGGTAAATATCATGTTCAGGTACTTCATGAAGTTTTCCAGCTTTTTGTTCTGATCGTGACACTGCAGAGAGGAGAAACGAAAGTTGGAAAAGTAAGACCCAAACGTTGTTCCGCCCAATGTGCCGCCTAccttcatcatcagcagcagcgtgttgaACACGATCAGCGTCATGATGAAATACTCGAACGGTGCGGACACGATGATGCGCCAGACCGTGTACTTGAAGCCGGAGTGTTTCGTTGGGATGTAGCGCTCGAGCGGCCGGGCACCGATCGTGAAGTCGATGCACGACTTTTGGTTCTTGTCGATCTCGCCGTCCTGCAGCTCCGCCTCGCCCTGCTCCTGGAACGTGATGATGATCAAGGCCACGAAGATGTTGACGAAGAAGAACGGAAACACCACGAAGTACACCACGTAGAAGATTGACATTTCGATGCGGAAGTTCTGTATTGGTCCCTCGTCCTCGTACGTCGCCGCCATCGAGTTCTGGAGCACCCTGTGGATGGGTGCACAGTGATCAGTGATTAGTGCTGGGCCGTGCGCGGAGATGATCGTGGACACTTACTGTGGCCAACCTTCGCCCGTTTGCACGGCGAAGAGCGTTAGCATAGCGGTGGCCACATTGTCGTAGTTGAAGTACTGCGTTTTCCACTCCCGTTTGGCAGAGCGCGGCAACCCGTCTACCTCGCTGTAAATAAAGTACGAACCCctgcaaaagaaaaggaacaGAGTCCGGTACTCTTCATTCTGTACCAAAAAAACCTGCAGCTAACGGTCCCACTCACTGGCAGTCGATGCTGTTATGTTTGCTGTCGTCGGTGCAGTAGAAAAACTTCCCGTTGAACAGCTGCACCGCAATGACGGCGAAGATGAACTGGAACAGTATGTACACGATCAGGATGTTGATGACGTTCTTGAGCGAGCCGACGACGCAGTCGAACACCGCCTTCAGCTTCGGCACCCGTTTGATCGTTTTCAGCGGGCGCAGCACGCGCAGCACCCGGAGCGACTTGATCGTGGACAGATCGGCACCGGCATCGCTGCCGCTGATGTCGAACCCGATGCTCACCACCGCACACCCGACGACGACCGCGTCCATGATGTTCCAGATCTCGCGCAGATAGCTGCCCGGGTGCAGTATGATGCCGAGATCGATCACCTTGAGCAGCATCTCGATCGTGAACACGCAGGTGAAGGCGTAATCGAGATTGTTCAGCACCTTGTTGCGGGGCGAATCCTCCTGCACCGGATCCTCCGCGGCGAGCGCGATCGAGGACAGCGAGATGACGATCATGATGAAAAAGTCAAAGTACCGCAGGTTCACCACCCAGTGGGCAGCCCGGCGCATGCTGTGAATacagacagagacagagagagagagagaggcagggACACCGCGTTCCCCCGCGAGAAATGGCGAACGGGTGGGCATTCGTTTGGAAGAGTGACGAAGTTTCGTTTCATTAGGATCGAAGGGATCACATAaacatacagagagagagagatagagagagatagggagaaaaagagaaaaatggtTCCCATTTAAGAGTCAGTGAGAGTGTGTATTGACGGGAGCTGGAAGTTTTTGCGGTTATAATGAGGCCTTTGGAAGCGGGCTAGCTCGAGCGACAGCATTTCATTAAGATGCGCGatacattcaaacacacatacacagagagaCATAGAAAAAAGCCGCTCTGGTCACCGGTATCATCTCTTCCTGGTTGAGAGGGAAGAACCGGCCACATGGCCACAGTGGAAGTGTGTTGGGCGATAagtcagtaaaaacaaaaagaaagatcaAAGCAAGAAAGCTTGAAGGCAGGCAAGGCAGGCAGGGCACATCGAAACAACAAGACGACAAAGACACACAGTGGAAGAGAAACAGAAGAGAAAAGAAGACgagtaaatgaaaacaaagtaAAGTAGCAAGTAGCACGACATCAGCAGAGAGTAAGAAAACGTGGTACAGAACCGAAGCGGTAATGAGAAAATGAGTGAAAACGAAGTAATGCGAGACGGCGGCACGAAACGGAATAGGGCGGTAGTAAAACAATtacacagtaaaaaaacaggcgcacaacaaacagcagtgtgtagtagtggtggtagtggtggcaTTGTGAGTAAGTGTTTAGCAAGTGTGTTACTAACAACGAGAGCACATCGAGAGCGTTCGCAGAGCGTTTAGAGAGTGATCGAGCGTTTTACAGAGCGATGCAGCAGCGATCGGCCATTCtttgggcgtgtgtgtgtgtgtgtggaagaggTGGAGATTAGGAGAGTGAAAAAGCTTGTTGCCGTTGCCGCAAGAGAGAGCGTAAAAGAAAGAGTACGCGCCAGATAGGGAAGGTTGGAGATTGGTGGACGGAAGGATGCTTGGGACAGTGGCACATGCTGACAGGAGCAGGACATCGTGCAAGGACATCTGAAGCATCTTAAGAGCCGACAGCAAGACAGCGACACAGCAAAGgcgtgtgagagtgtgtgtgtgtgtattgttgcGTTTCTTAAGTGTGTAAGAGTACTGCTTCGTGTTGGTATACGTGCTGTggtgggtgtgtttttttgataAGAAAACTGGAGCATTTTCGTAGGAAAAGtgggggaaaaagggggaataAAGAAAACGGGCCAAAAACAGATAGCCAGGTAggcaaaagaaagaagaaaactaAAACATAAACCGGATTGGCGACACTCACGGATTGGTCGACGAGAAGATGAACATACAAGAGTACGGCAGCATCGGCTTCGGACCCTCGGGGGCCTCCTCTTCCGGCtcctcttctttcttttcctctttcttgctttccttttccttctccttctccgcCTCGGCATCTTCCGTGGTCGGGGTGCCATCTTTCGCCTTCTGCAACGCTTCCATCTCTTTCTCCAACTCCATTTGCTGCTTCTCTTTGTCTCGTTCCTGTTGCTGCTCTTCGGCCGCCGTCAGCTCTTGGGCGTTGGCCAAATTGTCGACCGCGATAGCCAAGAACACGTTCAGCAGGGTGTAGTTGCCGAACAGCGTGAGTATGATGAAGTAGAGCGAGTAGATCATGCCCGACTCGTGCCCGCCCTGGGAGTTGATGCCGAGGTACATCACCTCATTCCAGTCCTCGCCGGTCAGGATCTGGAACACGGTTAGCAGCGCGATGGTGAACGTATTGAAATTGGTCGGCGGGGTTCCCTCCGGCAGGATGAACTGGCCGCCGAACAGCTGCATGCCGAGCAGCGCGAAGATCAATATGAACAGAAAGAGCAGAAACAGTAACGAAATAATCGATCGCATGGAGCTGAGTAACGAGATGACGAGATTACGCAGTGAGGACCAGTATTTGGTGACCTTGAAGATCCGCAGCAGTCGAAGGGCTCGCAGTACGGAGATACCGAACGAGCCTTCCTTGTAAGCGGACCAAACAACTTCGAAGATCGACCCGGCGATGACGATGCAGTCGAAACGGTTGAAGGCGGACTCGAAGTAGATGCGCGGCCCGAGGGCGTAGATTTTGATCAGCATCTCGCACATGAACAGCCCGAGAAAGACAAACTCGGCGTAGTCTGTGCGAGAGCgtgattgagagagagagcgcgcggtTTGAGGAGCGCCACCGTGATTTATTGGCGGGTTTTTTGGTTTAGGGAGGTTTACAAAGGTGATAGGTCAGAAGTAAGTAAAGAAAGGGGCGTTCGGGATGTATATGGGCATACGTTTGagggtgtgtgggtgtgttatTTGATGTGCGTATGGTTTTATGTGTTGTTGGTGAGGTAAACGAGTGTTTAGTAGTCAGCACCGGACCGGAAATCCACACCgtggacacaaacacacaacgggAGAGGCGTGATGAGTGGAAACGAAAAGTTGTTTTTACGGGTgatagagagaagagagaaaaaagagaaagagagagagaaagagaaagaaacaaatcagAAACATTTGATTAGTTGTGTTCTACCCAGATTCAATGCTCGTTTGTCTGCGACAGAAGCAAAGAAGATCGTCGGAATAGGACTTtgcgagagaaagagtgagatatacagagcgagagagagagaattatCTGTCCCTCTTTCGGGTGGGGGGAAGGGAGGAGTgtatagagagaaagagagagtgcgGGTAGCAAACATTTGGTTGGACTTTGGGTAGAAATGCGGCATTTACATAGAAAGAGCGCCAGCCAGTTCGGTTGGCCATAGTGCTCGACGGCGACGCAGATCGTGTTCAGAAACACCAGCACTATGACGAACCAGTAGAACCACTGCGTCTTGACCGTGTGCCGGATGCAGTAGCGGAACCGCTTCTCCGCCCGCCAGAAGCCCGACTTGGCCggtttcttctccttcttcagGATGCCCTCGTCGCCGGACTCGGTCGTTGCCTCCTCGTCGTCCGTTTCGGACGATTTCGATTTGCCCAgattttttagctttttccGCTTGGCCGCCGCCTTTTTGCGGGCCTCCATTATGTACATGCGCTCCTCCTCGGTGGTGCGATCCTCGGCGAGGATGATCTCCTCCGCCTTGCAGATCCACTCGACGAAGCCGTTCAGTTCCttttcgagctgctgctggcggcgcAGCTTCAGGAACTCTTGCCGGTTCTCCACCTTTTCACGCTCGCGCGCAAACTCTCTGTCAAGTGAGatatagagaaagagagagagagagagagagagaaggaaaaagaaagagaaacgtGTAAAGGAAGAGAGAAGAGTTTGTCAAACATTCATTGTGAATTTTCCGACTAAAACTACAGTAATTGAAAGTCAATATCGTCCAGAAACGatgtaaaaaaacacgagAACACTAAAGTAACGCTAAACGTGTGAGTGAACAAACTAACGCTATACTCTACTAAGGATGACTGCTAAGTGAAAACCAGTACCAGTATTGAGAAAACTGTGaagcgttttcttttcttaaaataatttaaaacactccTTTGCAATGAAGCCATTCCCAATGGACAGTTCACAGTTTGTGTCAATAAGAGGAACAAAACTACCCAAGAACTCCCATTCCTAGTGAACAGTTCTCTAAGAGAGTAGGATCAATGGCTACGGCTCCGGCAAAACCGTCAATTTCACTTCTACTGAAACGCAATGTCCTTACTTGTACTGCCGCGGTATTAAAGTTCACTTTAATGAGACTCTATGTGACAACGCTTCGGTTACAACAGTTACACTTGACACACGGCGAATGAGGGGGAGCAACAAACCACTTACCCGCTGAGGACACCGAGCACTAAGTTGAGCATGAAAAATGAACCAATAATAATTAAAGGCACAAAATATATCCAATTAAACGTTGAGCCTATCGCGTCGTTGGTCTGTGACGAAGGAagtagagagtgagagagaaaacagttatttgtatttttcatttaagTCGTTGAAAGTGCAGTGAGGAGGGTTAAGGTTACGCACCCAGTACATGGTGGATGTCCAGCCCTCCATCGTGATACACTGGAACACGGTCAACATGGCGAACCCGATGTTGTCGAAGTTCGTGATGCCATAGTTCGGACCTTCCCACTGTTCGATGCAGGCGCTCTCGTTGTGATTGCACAGATGGACCCCGGCCGGCAGTTCCGCGTTCATGGTGTCATCGTCATCGTAGCAGGGCGTTGGCAGGTCACCCTCTTCGATGATTTCAACTGTACGGGAACGGAACGTAATAAACGATGGTTTGAGTAATGCAGAAAGCGATTGCTATCCTTGCTGGCGGGGCTGGAACGGAACGGGTCTAGTATACTTACAGGCGTTCTCTAAGCTATAACAACTTTTGTGCAAAACACCCGAGTAAAATTCTAATCCTATAATTGCGAAAATAACGATTGCGAACAAGACCAAAAGTCCGATTTGTAGCAACGGTGCCATAGCTTTAATGATCGACTTTAGCACAACTTGTAGACCTGTGGCGCGCGCGGGAAGAGAAGAGCATGTTAGTAAAGGCAGGTCGGCAGTCTCATATCTTTGGGTAAGCTTTTACGAAAGATGAAGGAAactaaagcaaacaaaatatgGCTACCGATGAAACTAGCCAGCGGTGCAATCGTGAGTCGTGAAAAGTCGTGTCATTACAGCGAATCGAAAACAATGTCATAAACTATGGAGGATGTGAATAGTATATAGTAACGAATAGGACAGGGAAAAAGACAATGAATATCTAAAAAGAAACGAACATGATGAACTGAAGCACAATGGCTACAAAACACTAGACAGATGATTGCAAATGAAAGTCGCAATGATCAGATCGAACGACGATCCGGGCTACGGAGTACAAcagaacaacacacacaaaaaaagagaacactCGTCTAGACTACTCACTAGGAACTCCAGAAACTAATTTTAACGGTCGTAACACACGAATCGACCTCAACGTTCTTAGATCTACGTCGAGCGGAAGAGGAAGCAACGTCACGAGCCTAAAAAACGAGGGTTGTAGGAAGTTTTGAATGCGGTTATATTGGATGTGATAAAAATGGGAAACTCCGGCTGACTCCCGGACGAGAGCCATGCACGAAGCGTCTATTTTGAGAGGGTTTCGAGGGTGCTTATGAGAGCACCAATGTTGGGTTATGGATGCTATTTTGTTTCTTAAGTATGCTAAGTATAAAAACGTTTACTACCACTAGTTTAATCCTGATCGTATCTCTTTTGTACAcatttgcatgcaattttgATCGTAAATTTGGAACATCATTCGGAACCATCACTTGATACTCTAGAACGCTAGATATGTTCTCCATTTTGGAGGTAACTAAAATCAAACTACCATTTTGCATTACCAAACGAAACGTTCTAGCGGTACTGGTTAGCAGGAAATACTGTAAACACGGCTAGATCGTGGCTGAAACGGAACAGCTCACTTAACGTTACTGAGTGGCGCCGTACGATTGGATGCGACCTTGCTAAACACTAAGGGAATTGCTAAGAAACATTATTCGAGTTTCAATGCTAGAGCACGAAGGAGCACCATCTCTCCCTAGCTGGATACCATTTGCTCCGATCTCTTCTAGATGCCACAGACTGCATTAATTTCAACCGGCACATAAACGGCCACCTGGTTTGCTGCTACTTACCCCGTGAATACGACGAAGAAATCCATCATGTTCCAGATGTTGCGCAGGTAGGAGTCGGCATGCAGGACCAACCCGAGCGCCACGATCTTCAGTGCCGCCTCGATCGTGAAGATGCACAGGAAGTAGCTTTCGGTGAGCTCCAGCTTTTGGGCGAGCACCGTTTTGTCGCCCTTGGGCAGATGCTCCTCCAGTGCCAGCACCACACAGTTGGCAATGATTGTCAGCAAGACGGCGTACTCGAACGGTGGCCATTCTATGATGAATTTGGTTGCCCTTGGTGAAGCAAAGGTGAAAGTGTGAGACGGAGAAGATCGTTACCACGCACGGGAAACACATTGGAATGATCAGGACGATACGATCTGGCGATTGCCACTGGTAGGTACGTACTTTCGTATGAAATTATCCTCCGCAAAGATGAACAGCGAGGAGGGcccgggtggtggtggaccGGTACGATGTCTCGGACtgcccttctttcccttcttcggACCCATTTGCTGCCCGCTGCCGTCCTTATCAGGAAGCGCCTCCTCTTGGGACGCTGCTAGCCTGTCGGTAGGTAGAGAAAAGCAAGCAAAGCTCTCTTTAATAGGTGGTTAACTGTAATATTATACTTTAAAACTTCATGT encodes the following:
- the LOC3290639 gene encoding voltage-dependent calcium channel type A subunit alpha-1 isoform X6; translated protein: MYSALAASQEEALPDKDGSGQQMGPKKGKKGSPRHRTGPPPPGPSSLFIFAEDNFIRKATKFIIEWPPFEYAVLLTIIANCVVLALEEHLPKGDKTVLAQKLELTESYFLCIFTIEAALKIVALGLVLHADSYLRNIWNMMDFFVVFTGLVTLLPLPLDVDLRTLRSIRVLRPLKLVSGVPSLQVVLKSIIKAMAPLLQIGLLVLFAIVIFAIIGLEFYSGVLHKSCYSLENAFEIIEEGDLPTPCYDDDDTMNAELPAGVHLCNHNESACIEQWEGPNYGITNFDNIGFAMLTVFQCITMEGWTSTMYWTNDAIGSTFNWIYFVPLIIIGSFFMLNLVLGVLSGEFAREREKVENRQEFLKLRRQQQLEKELNGFVEWICKAEEIILAEDRTTEEERMYIMEARKKAAAKRKKLKNLGKSKSSETDDEEATTESGDEGILKKEKKPAKSGFWRAEKRFRYCIRHTVKTQWFYWFVIVLVFLNTICVAVEHYGQPNWLALFLYYAEFVFLGLFMCEMLIKIYALGPRIYFESAFNRFDCIVIAGSIFEVVWSAYKEGSFGISVLRALRLLRIFKVTKYWSSLRNLVISLLSSMRSIISLLFLLFLFILIFALLGMQLFGGQFILPEGTPPTNFNTFTIALLTVFQILTGEDWNEVMYLGINSQGGHESGMIYSLYFIILTLFGNYTLLNVFLAIAVDNLANAQELTAAEEQQQERDKEKQQMELEKEMEALQKAKDGTPTTEDAEAEKEKEKESKKEEKKEEEPEEEAPEGPKPMLPYSCMFIFSSTNPMRRAAHWVVNLRYFDFFIMIVISLSSIALAAEDPVQEDSPRNKVLNNLDYAFTCVFTIEMLLKVIDLGIILHPGSYLREIWNIMDAVVVGCAVVSIGFDISGSDAGADLSTIKSLRVLRVLRPLKTIKRVPKLKAVFDCVVGSLKNVINILIVYILFQFIFAVIAVQLFNGKFFYCTDDSKHNSIDCQGSYFIYSEVDGLPRSAKREWKTQYFNYDNVATAMLTLFAVQTGEGWPQVLQNSMAATYEDEGPIQNFRIEMSIFYVVYFVVFPFFFVNIFVALIIITFQEQGEAELQDGEIDKNQKSCIDFTIGARPLERYIPTKHSGFKYTVWRIIVSAPFEYFIMTLIVFNTLLLMMKCHDQNKKLENFMKYLNMIFTGMFSVETVLKIIGFGARNFFKDAWNVFDLITVIGSIVDALILLLWENSFNVGFLRLFRAARLIKLLRQGDTIRILLWTFVQSFKALPYVCLLIAMLFFIYAIIGMQVFGNIELDPDTAISRHNNFRSFLDGLMLLFRCATGESWPNIMLACLKGRPCDPRANKPNETCGSTLAYGYFVSFIFFCSFLMLNLFVAVIMDNFDYLTRDSSILGAHHLDEFVRIWAEYDPSASGKLHYTEMYDMLKNMAPPLGFGNKCPNRLAYKKLIRMNMPVDEEGRVGFTTTLFALIRENLSIKMRPAEEMDQADMELRQTIRQIWPIQAKKMVDLLVPPNNVLNTGKMTVGKIYAGILMLETWRNNKGARYDFEPELQEHKPHEIQEPYIDDGHLHPDQRNGHVRSPSLHRRGSALERSPSPRHLHHDIGFSETVSNVVEIARRDHLIATSPARSPSPSRLDTQISAHHRCNRRIHPYGTTSLGQRSRSPSPARLQEWRERERDRYREEIVSRPYIQHTYPVLQSHRDFGRRLPPRPIKPTTLQLKSTNINFPQLNTSPTHQNLHLALNTHTLPYSVHSLPGSRGDIPRDPRIYHHTESERDRERERLRERERDYGSRYVFRDTERELFEIERELERARDSARDTEYERVEPLSYEHLYTLGRTGGSSFGSSALNGYKPKVGMHSIYSESDEGDWC
- the LOC3290639 gene encoding voltage-dependent calcium channel type A subunit alpha-1 isoform X7; the encoded protein is MYSALAASQEEALPDKDGSGQQMGPKKGKKGSPRHRTGPPPPGPSSLFIFAEDNFIRKATKFIIEWPPFEYAVLLTIIANCVVLALEEHLPKGDKTVLAQKLELTESYFLCIFTIEAALKIVALGLVLHADSYLRNIWNMMDFFVVFTGLVTLLPLPLDVDLRTLRSIRVLRPLKLVSGVPSLQVVLKSIIKAMAPLLQIGLLVLFAIVIFAIIGLEFYSGVLHKSCYSLENAFEIIEEGDLPTPCYDDDDTMNAELPAGVHLCNHNESACIEQWEGPNYGITNFDNIGFAMLTVFQCITMEGWTSTMYWTNDAIGSTFNWIYFVPLIIIGSFFMLNLVLGVLSGEFAREREKVENRQEFLKLRRQQQLEKELNGFVEWICKAEEIILAEDRTTEEERMYIMEARKKAAAKRKKLKNLGKSKSSETDDEEATTESGDEGILKKEKKPAKSGFWRAEKRFRYCIRHTVKTQWFYWFVIVLVFLNTICVAVEHYGQPNWLALFLYYAEFVFLGLFMCEMLIKIYALGPRIYFESAFNRFDCIVIAGSIFEVVWSAYKEGSFGISVLRALRLLRIFKVTKYWSSLRNLVISLLSSMRSIISLLFLLFLFILIFALLGMQLFGGQFILPEGTPPTNFNTFTIALLTVFQILTGEDWNEVMYLGINSQGGHESGMIYSLYFIILTLFGNYTLLNVFLAIAVDNLANAQELTAAEEQQQERDKEKQQMELEKEMEALQKAKDGTPTTEDAEAEKEKEKESKKEEKKEEEPEEEAPEGPKPMLPYSCMFIFSSTNPMRRAAHWVVNLRYFDFFIMIVISLSSIALAAEDPVQEDSPRNKVLNNLDYAFTCVFTIEMLLKVIDLGIILHPGSYLREIWNIMDAVVVGCAVVSIGFDISGSDAGADLSTIKSLRVLRVLRPLKTIKRVPKLKAVFDCVVGSLKNVINILIVYILFQFIFAVIAVQLFNGKFFYCTDDSKHNSIDCQGSYFIYSEVDGLPRSAKREWKTQYFNYDNVATAMLTLFAVQTGEGWPQVLQNSMAATYEDEGPIQNFRIEMSIFYVVYFVVFPFFFVNIFVALIIITFQEQGEAELQDGEIDKNQKSCIDFTIGARPLERYIPTKHSGFKYTVWRIIVSAPFEYFIMTLIVFNTLLLMMKCHDQNKKLENFMKYLNMIFTGMFSVETVLKIIGFGARNFFKDAWNVFDLITVIGSIVDALILLLWENSFNVGFLRLFRAARLIKLLRQGDTIRILLWTFVQSFKALPYVCLLIAMLFFIYAIIGMQVFGNIELDPDTAISRHNNFRSFLDGLMLLFRCATGESWPNIMLACLKGRPCDPRANKPNETCGSTLAYGYFVSFIFFCSFLMLNLFVAVIMDNFDYLTRDSSILGAHHLDEFVRIWAEYDPSASGKLHYTEMYDMLKNMAPPLGFGNKCPNRLAYKKLIRMNMPVDEEGRVGFTTTLFALIRENLSIKMRPAEEMDQADMELRQTIRQIWPIQAKKMVDLLVPPNNVLNTGKMTVGKIYAGILMLETWRNNKGARYDFEPELQEHKPHEIQEPYIDDGHLHPDQRNGHVRSPSLQRGSALERSPSPRHLHHDIGFSETVSNVVEIARRDHLIATSPARSPSPSRLDTQISAHHRCNRRIHPYGTTSLGQRSRSPSPARLQEWRERERDRYREEIVSRPYIQHTYPVLQSHRDFGRRLPPRPIKPTTLQLKSTNINFPQLNTSPTHQNLHLALNTHTLPYSVHSLPGSRGDIPRDPRIYHHTESERDRERERLRERERDYGSRYVFRDTERELFEIERELERARDSARDTEYERVEPLSYEHLYTLGRTGGSSFGSSALNGYKPKVGMHSIYSESDEGDWC